The genomic segment GGCAAAGATGACGTAGAGCGCCGGTGCCATGGGCGTTCCCGTCGTGCTAATAAGCCACGTCAGGATGAGCGATGCAAAGCCGCCGAACGTCATGACCGCGAGATTGTAGGCAACCGAGAGACCGGTCGAAAGCACCTTGGTCGGAAAAGTTTCCGAAAGTGCGGCCAGGATGGGTCCCGTGTAAATCGCGATGAGCACGCCGAACACACCTTGGAATACGCACAACGTTGCGACAGACGGCGACTTAACAATCATTGCAAACAGCGGCCAGGCAAGAACAAGCATCGCGGCCGACGCACCGCCCAAGAGCCACTTGCGGCCGACTTTATCCGAATACCAGCCAGTGAACGGGGAGCAGACCGTGATGACGCCGCCGCCCACCATTGCCGCAATGAAGGATGCGGACTGCGGAAGCCTCAGGACCTTCACCGAAAACGTCGGCATGTAGAACAGAATCACATAGATACACACCGTCCAGAGCACGACCATCGCGAAACTTGCGAAGGCTTGCCACGGATAGTCACGAAGAACGTCAGCCAACGGCGTCTTCGACTTTTCTGCGTCAAGGAAGACGGGCGTTTCCTCCAGGTTGCGACGGATGAAGAAGCCGATGGGTCCGATGAGCAGGCCAGACAAGAACGGGATGCGCCAGCCCCAGCCTTCCATGTCCGCAGTGGACATGCCAAGCGTAATGCCCGTGCCGAAGCAGGCACCCAGGAGCACTGCGAAGCCGATGCTCGTCTGAATCCAGCTTGAGTAGTACGCCTTCTTGCCCTTGGGGGCGTGTTCGGTCAGGAACGCCGTCGCCGTGCCCATCTCGCCACCAGCTGAGAAGCCCTGTAGCAGACGTGCAAAGACAATCAGGCAAGGTGCGGCGATGCCAATCTGCGAGTAGGTCGGAGCCAGCCCGATGATTGCCGTACCTGCACACATCAATAGAATGGTCAGCGACAAAGCAGCTTTGCGGCCAGCTCGGTCGGAATAGATGCCGATAAGGATGCCGCCGAATGGGCGCACAAGAAAGCCGACGCCGAAGGTCGCGACTGAAAGCATCAGCGATGTCAGCTCGTTACCTGTCGGGAAGAACAGCTTCGCGATGGTGATAGCAAAGAAGCCATACACCATGAAGTCGAACCACTCGAAGCCATTCCCCAGAACGGTTGCCACGATGGCGCGCCGTCGTGCAGATTTCTCGTCTACGTAGTTTTCTGCCAAATTTACTGTGTTCATCTCCGCTCCCGATACGTGCCTAAGCCTTTCAATGGTCGGTGTGGCCCCGTCAGGAACCATCCGTATCCCATTGAACTCAGCCAGAAATCGCATAACTACCCATGTTTCGTAGGAACGTGTGCTCCCAGATTAGTACATCGAGTACAAATTGCATCAAAAAAAACGAAATTGAGTTGTCGAATTCCTATGTTTAGTAGGTATTCGCCAGTTATCTGGCTTCCTACTATGGCCTTCATCTCAGGAGGTGATTGAATGAACAAGGAACTCGACAAAGACCAAAGCGCCGCTGCGCTTCGTGAAACCTACGTCGCGCGCGGCGTCGCGACAGCACACCCCATTGTTGCGACTCGCGCTGCGGGTGCCTACCTGTGGGACGACAAGGGTCGGAAGTATCTCGATTTCGTCGGCGGCATCGGTGTGCTGAACGTGGGCCATAACCACCCGGCGGTCGTCGCGGCTGTTCAGCAACAGCTCGAGTCCTTCTCGCACGTCTGTTTCCAGGTCGTCGGCTACGAGCCGTACATTCGCCTTGCAGCACGGCTGTCGGAACTGGTTGCACCTGGCCAAGGTTACAAGTCGGTCTTCCTGACGACGGGCGCTGAGGCGGTTGAGAACGCAATCAAGATTGCGCGCGGGTACACGAACCGCCCGGGCGTGATTGCCTTCCGTGGCGGCTTCCATGGCCGCACGCTCCTCGGCATGTCGCTCACGGGCATGAGCGCTCCCTACAAGCAGAACTTCGGACCGTTCGCCCCCGACGTCTACCATGCGCCGTATCCGAACGCGTACCACGGTATTAGCTTGGACGACGCCCTGAAGGCACTGCAGACTATCTTCAGCACCCAAATTCAGCCCGAGCGCGTGGCTGCAATCATTCTCGAGCCCGTTCAAGGAGACGGTGGTTTTCTTGCGGCGCCGACTGAGTTCATGCAAGCACTGCGCGAGTTGACGACGAAGCACGGCATCGTCCTGATTTGCGATGAAATCCAGACCGGCTTTGGTCGCACCGGCAAGATGTTTGGGTTCCAGCATTCGGGCATTCAGCCGGACCTCGTGACGGTGGCGAAGAGCCTTGCCGGCGGTTTGCCTATCTCGGGCGTGGTCGGTCGCGCTGAAATCGTCGACGCGCCGCAGCCGGGCGGCCTCGGTGGCACGTATGGCGGGAACCCGCTTGGTTGTGCCGCAGCGAACGCCGTACTCGACATCTTCGAACAGGAAAACCTGCTTGAGCGTAGCGTCAAGATTGGCGAGCAGCTGCGCGCCGGCCTCGAAGCGCTGAAGGCGGATTACCCGGAAATGGGCGAAATCCGTCAGACAGGCGCAATGGTTGCGGTCGAGTTCGTCTCCGATGCACAAGCGAAGACGCCCGACGGCGCCCTTGTCCAACGTATCCTCGACGCCGCACGCGGAGAAGGGTTGCTCATCATCAAGTGCGGCGTCGAGCGAAATGTTGTTCGCTTCCTGTCGCCCCTGACCGTCTCTGACCAAGACGTGTCCGATGCACTGGGCATGTTCGGGCGTGCGGTTGCCGCCGCAAAGAAGGCCGCTTAAGCATGTCCGATGGACCGAACGACGCACTGGAACTTGATGCGCCCGCTGCGGTAGGCAGGGCGGCGTCGAGGGCCGTGCGTTGTTTCGACGTTTTGAGCCCCTACGATGAGACCGTCGTTGGTCGCGCACTCGATGTCGACTTCAGCACCCTCGCATTAAGACTTGATAAGGGCTCGCGAGCGGCGCGAGCGCTCCGAAACACTCTGCCCGTTCAACAGCGATTTCGGAAATGGGCAACAAAGATTGATGCGCGGCGCGATGAGCTGGCCCGCATCATCAGCCTCGAGACGGGAAAACCCATTCGATTCGCCCGTGTGGAGGTAGCTACGGCCCTGGCGGCGCTGGACGCTTGCGTCTCCTGTCCGCCTATATCGCTCGTACGCGACTGGATTGCGGCGCATGCAGCATATTCCATTGCGAACTGGTGTGACCCCGTGCTGTCAACGGTGCGGGAGGTCGCGACGGTCCTGAGCTCCGGGCGGGCTCTTGTCATCAAGCCGTCGTCCCGAGCGCCGTCCGCGCCGTCGGCGCTTGCGGCGCTTTGGTGTGAAGGCGACGAGCTGGACGCGCTCTTTTGCGTTGGACCTTCTACTGACCCAGTCGGTATGCTCCGCACGGCCGTAATGAGTTGGCAAGTTACCGAGGTCAGGTTCCAAGGGAGCCGCGACGTCGGAACGTTCGTGTCCAACGTATGTGACGAGGCCGTGGTGCCTGTGAGCATTTCGAAGAGCGAGCGACTTCCTCTTGTGGTTCACGCCGGAGCCGACATACAAGCAACGTGCGATGCGTTAATCAATCGCGCAATCCTGCAACCGCTGCTAACTTTCCCTGGCCGCATATCGTGTCTGTACATACACGATTCCGTGGCAGATTCCTTTATCTCAGCGCTTGTCGACAAGCTGAGCTGTCTGCACGTCGGAAACCCGCTTGATGATGAAACGGACATTGGACCGGTCATCGATGACGTGGCTACTGGATTGATATCAGAGCAGGTAGAAGACGCTCTGTTCGACGGTGCAATGCTTCGGTGTGGAAAAACCCACCCTGATGGGCGTCTCATTCGACCAATCGTCATAGACCATGCTAAGCCATCGATGCGTGTATGCGTCGAGGAGCTTGAGGGGCCACTTCTGCCTGTCGTGCGGTTCCACCAGTTTTCAGAACTTCCCAACACAACGTGTTTGACCGTTGATTCGCTGAATCTGTTAGATACGGGTGAGCGGTTCGAACCGTAGCCGCTCAGCCGGCAAGCGCGCGCTAGATTGCAAACTTTTTTGAATAGTCACAACATGAGCGAAACATCCCCTTACGAAGCGTTTTCAATGGTTGACATGCGCGCCGGCCGTATCGCGCGAGTCGAATTGAATACGGAAGCACGCAAGCCTGCGTACAAAATCTGGATTGATTTTGGCGAACTCGGCGACCTGGCGACGAGCGGACAATACACAGCGCTGTACCAGGCTGAAGAGCTCGTAGGCCAGATTGTCGTCTGCGCAGTCAATCTCGGGAGTCGCCGCATTGGCGGCTTCAAGTCTGAGGTGCTGATGCTTGGTGTCGAGAACGCAGAAGGCGCGGTCGTGTACCTGAAGCCCGAGCGCGACGTGGCGCCTGGCACGAAGGTGTTTTAAGGAACAGCAAACGCCCGCACAGGGCACCCTATTGGATGGAGACGGCATGAGCACGCCCGCAACAGAGATTGAAGTTGGCGAAGAAATGGTGGCAGGTTTCGCCAAAAAGGGACTGGGACAAGTGCAGGCGGCAACGACGCGAGACCGCGGCATTGGCCCCTTCAAACGGCTCGTGCTGCGTGGCGCGATGGTCATCGACGGCACCGGCGCGCCGCCGTGGGGACCGGCCGACATCGTCGTTGAAAACGGGGGCATTACTCAGCTTGCGGCGGTCGGTGTCCCTGGACTACCCATCAACTCGGCGCGTCGACCAGCAGCGGGTCACCACGAAATCGACTGCACCGGCAAGTTCGTCACGCCTGGCTTCATCGATTGCCACGCGCATATCGGTACGCCGTTCCATGCTGAGAACGGCGAGATGCTGCCGGCTGACTATATCTACAAGCTTTGGCTCGCGCACGGTGTGACGAGCGTACGCGAAGCCGGGACGATGAACGGCCTCGCGTGGACGCAGCAGCAGGCTGCCGCCGCAGATGAAGGCAAGATTGCCGCGCCGACGCTCTATCCATACGTCTATTTCCCGGCGGTCAACGACTATCTGAAGACCATCTACACGCCGGAGCAAGGTCGCGAATGGCTGCGCAAGGCGCACGCGAAAGGTGCGCGGGGCGTGAAATTCTTCGGAGCACCGCCTGCAATCATGCAAGCGGCTCTCGACGAAAGTAAGAAGCTCGGGTTGCGGACGTGTTGTCACCATGCGCAGCTTTCAGTTGGTCGCATGAACTCGCTACGCACGGCTCGCTGGGGTCTCACGAGTACCGAGCACGCGTACGGCATCCCTGAAGCGTTGTTCGATGGTCGCACACTCCAGAGCGTCGCTGACGACTACAACTACAACGACGAGTACATGCGGTTTGCGACCGCCGGGCAGGCCTTCCTTCAAGCAGCGCGACCAGGAAGCGCCAAGTGGAACGAGGTCATCGAAGCATTCTTGGAAGCAGGTCACACGTTCGTTCCGACGATGAACGTGTACGACAGTAACCGTGACCTGATGCGTGCACGTCGCGCCGACTGGCACGACGAGTACACGGACAGCACAACGTGGAAGTACTTTCAGCCCCAACGAGGCGGACACGGTGCGTACTTCTATCGATGGTCGGTGAAGAACGAAATCGAATGGAAGGAAAGCTTCAGCATTCTCATGACGTTCCTCAATGAGTACAAGAATCGCGGCGGGCGCGTTTGCGCGGGCAGCGATTCAGGATTCATGTATCAGGTTTACGGTTTCGGCTTTGTTCGTGAGCTTGAGTTATTCCAAGAGGCCGGCTTCTCTTCGCTCGAAGTCTTGCGCGCGGCGACGTCACACGCCTCGGAGCTCCTTGGTATTGAGGACGAAGCCGGCACGCTGGAAGTCGGCAAACGTGCGGACATCCTGGTTCACGACCAGAATCCGCTCACCGACTTTAAGCTGCTGTATGGCACCGGTGCGGTCCGACTGAATGAGGAGACGAACGGTCCTGAATTCAAGCGGTGCCTTCAAAAGACGATTCGAGGAGGGATGGTGTACGACGTCGACGAGCTGCTTTCAGACGTTCGCGAGATGGTGGCAGGGACTTGGCCGGAAGCGTCCAAGAATTTGCGCACAAAGTGAGGTCATTATGCAATCTGGGCCTCAATTTGTTATTGTCTCCGGGGCGCTCGGCAGCGGGAAGACCTCGCTTCTCGAGGCTTTGCTCGCTTGCGAGGACGCTTCCGACACAGCCGTCATCGTCAATGAAGCCGGCGAGATAAATATCGACGGAGCAGTACTCTCCGAATCGGGGCGTGGCATGTCGATGGCCACGCTCAGCAACGGCTGCGTCTGTTGTTCGATGACGAGTGACCTCGTCACGACCGTTCAGGACCTGGTTCAATTTCGTAGGGCCGCGGGCAAAGAACTTTTTTCTCGTATTGTGTTGGAGTGCAGCGGTCTCTCGCGGCCAGGTCCAATCGTCTCGTCGTTGCAGGAACTCGCTGAGCTCCGGCTCAAGCTGCACCTAATAACAACGTATGACTGCAGTCGTCCCGCGATGCAGGCCGGCGACTTTGAAGACGCTGTTGCCCAGCTTGTCGGTGCCAACACAATCGTGCTTACAAAAGTCGACCTCGTTCCTAGCGGGAAACGCGACGAAGCATTGCAAGCAGTTGCTGCCGTCAATCCGATGGCTCATGTTGTCAACGAATTCTCAGCGACGGTCCGTGCCCGCGAAGCGTTTCAGCCACAAAGCAACGGTGCTCCGGTCACCGGCGATGTGTCGAACAGCACTTCTGGGCGCCGCCGCTTGCTCCATCCGAGAGTCCGCGTCTTCCGCGCAAAGCTTCATGAAGAAGTGTCGTGGGATGGGGCGCTCGATTGGCTGGAGAATATTGCCGGCGCACTCGGGGAGCGGTTGCTCCGTGTCAAAGCAATTGTGCCTGGAGAAAATCGCAGCGACCGGATTCTGCTCCAAAGCGTAGGAACTACGTTCTCCGCCCCGCGTCGTCTGTCAGCCAGCAAGTCTGCGCCAGTGGGCGCGGTCATCATCGCGCGAGACTGCGGGCGACAGGAATTGGATGAAATTTCCACGGAACGGGTAGTAAGCTGGTTCGAATACCAATAGCCGAAGTGCTTCGGGGGGGCACTTTCTCGGTCACTGTCACGCTTGAGCAGCTTAAGCGGCTTGATTGCTCCGTCACTTGCCAGAACACTCGAGACGTGTGCGTAGGTTTCTTGCTCCTCGCAGCAATAATGTCTTAGTTGCAGTCAGCACGCAAAGCGTTCGACGCAGCTAGTTGCAGCGAACGGGTCGTCAGAGGCGGTTACCGTGCCAGACAGAGGAGCGTAGAGCACCTGCATCGGACCTACACATCGTCTAGGCCTCTGAGAGCAAAGTGAGATAGAGCGAATCGACGTCTTCGTATGTGGCAGGGGACAACCATGCCCGTCCGCCCGTATCGCTCGCGACCGTGTAACCCCACGTTGCTACGCGTTGGACAATCCTTTTGTCGCCTGAAACACCGGCTAGCAGTCCAATTTCAGCGAGCTGCTGTTGTTTGTGCACGAGCCTTTCGAGCCAACGTTCGAGGTGCGGCTTCGCCGCAAGCGTATCTGACTTGCTTCGATTGCAAGCGGCGTGCGCCAGAACGAAGTTGTGAGCAAGGTCACGCGAGTAGAGCGAGAACGGTACGAAGTGGTCGACATCGGCTTCGTTCAGACCCTCCCCACAGTAGAAGCATTTCGGTCCATCGAGCTTGCGCAATTCGGCACCGATGATGGCAAGAGACTGTCGAGACGACGAGAATAGGAAGTCAGCGAGGTCGTCGGAGCTCCCGAGAATCGGATGGTTGCGGCGGTTCGACTTGATATGCGCGACCCACTTCGTCCGTGCCATCTGTTCAACGAGGGTGTAAAAGCGGCGAAGACAATAGCTTACGCCAGGCTTCAATCTGACCACCCCACGCGACTGTCTCTCATACAGAAACGAATCAGTCGCGCCGGCAAAGTTTTGCAGGTATTTCAGAGGTTGCGCAGAGACTACCGCCGCGACCTTTGAAACCAACGAGGCATATTGGGGCAGACTGGAGGCTTGCAAAGCAGAGGAGTAAGGCGAGCTGGCGCGGAATTCTGCGATAGCGCTCACTACAGCGGCCTGGACGCCCAGGTTTTGAATCAGAATTCCGGGCTCGCATCCTACACGGCCTGTCCCGTATGGCGTCGTTTGTTTCCAATATAGGTATATGAACCGTTCAGCAATCTGCCGAACGGTCAAGTGGAGCTCTGCTCCGTCATCGGTTCCATGTTCGACCGCCAGCTCTGCAAATGCAATCAGGAGCGCGAGTTTGTAGGTCGCAGTGAAGTCGCCTTCCGCGAACAGTCGTTGAAGCTTCGCGAGGAAAGCCAGCTGCGCTTCTGGGGATGGCGGTAGGCTTGTGCTCAATCGCGCTGGCTCCAGTAGTCTGCCTTCGCGGGTATTACCCACCGAATCCCGCCGCGAGGGTCTGCAACGTCGTCCACAAAGCGCGGTATTAGATGAATGTGAAGGTGAGGCACTGTTTGTCCGGCCGCTGGACCATCGTTGATGCCGATGTTGAATCCGTCGGGGTTGAAAGACACGACCGACGCAGCTTTCGCGTGCTCAAGTAAGGCTAGCAGGGACTCGCGCTCATCTTTGCTTACATCGAAGAATGAGCCAACATGGCGTTTCGGAATAACGAGGCTATGCCCAGGCGAAACCGGGTAGCCATCGTGTATCCAGAAGGCGTGCGAGTTCTGTGCGACGATGCGTGACTTCGGAATCTCGCAGAAGGGGCAGGGTGATGACGTCATCGATGAGAATGCTGTTTGCGTACTGAAAGTCGGTGTAGCTGACGTCGCAACCGGCGTCCGAGCCGCCGTGCTCCCAAAATGCCGCACGCGCGGCGTCGACAGCGAGACCGCGACGCTACAGAATGCGGCTCAGGTCCGCCTGTGGCCGGCCTAATGGTTTACGCCGCAGATTAACCCTGGTCTCACGCCGAGACGGTAGTCGCTGCTTCAGGCGTCGGCGTCGTCACCGCCGTCGTCGTGGGCGTGACTTTCCGGGACGTTGTTTTGCGAGCAGAGGCCTTCTTTGCAGTGACGGTTGACTTTGCCGAAGCCTTCCTCGCAGCCTTCTTTGCGCCCGCAGGCTTTTTCGATGCGTCGACCTTCTTGGCACCCACCTTTTTGCCCGCGACGCTGGTTTCCGGTGCGGCCTTCAACTTGGTCGACTTGCTCGTCGCGGGAGAATCCGACGAGGCGGCAGGGGCATTCTCAATCAGGAACTTGGACCGGTCCTTGGCAGAGGCCAGCCACGCAGGTGCGGGACCGCGACCGCTCCATGTCAGTCCGGACTTGGGGTCCTGGTATTTTGCAGGCAACGCACCTTTTGATTGCACTCTGCGAGCGGGAGTCTTTCCGGCGGACGCGGCGACCGTTTTTGCTGAAGACGCGCTACCAGCGCCATCGATGAGAAATTTCGTGCGGTCTTTGACGTCCTTAATCCAAGCGGGCGGTCGAGCGTGTCCGCTCCAAGTCTCGCCGGTTTTTGGATTCAAGTATTTTGCGGGCAGCTTTCCTTTGCTAACGATAGGTGCCTTAACGCCTCGATTGGCGGCAGTGCGACCGCCTGCCTTTGCGTCTCTCTTCGCTTTCGCTTTGGCTTCAATGTCTGCAGTCGTAAGCCCGTGCTTCAGCATAAGTTCGCGAATCTGGTCCACTGCGGCTTGAGCTTGCTTGGCGACAATCGCTTCGGCCTGTGTCTGAAGCATCTTCATACGCGCCTGGATTTTCTCGAGTGTGGTCATGTTCTCCTCCGTGGGGTCATTCGGCGAACTATGACACACCGTTGGTCAAAATAGTGCGGGAACCGCTCCTTCCGAAGAAAACCTCAATGAGGTTTTCCCCGGATTCTAGCGGGCGAGTCTACGAGGGACGTGATTACGGGCGCTAAGAACGCCCCAACGAAGAGGGCATTCTAGGAATCGACCACCTTAAGGTTGGAGAACACAAGCCCAAATCCGCAAGCAGCCAGCGGCCGTCGAGCCTGCCTTCTGCGGCTCAAGAATAGCTTGGCGGCATCAGCCTCACCCTTTTTTCAAGGACGCTTTAGCAGGCCACCTGCGAGCGGCTTACCGTCTTGGCCCATCGCCTTGCTCTCGCATGCGGTTGTGATATTGACTCGACAGCCGCTCTTGGTGACTCAACTCAACAAGGGGAAGGTAATCTGTCTGGCCAATCTGACGCGGAGGGGTCACTCGCGATTGCTTGCCCGGGCACTCTTGACTGGTCGTGAAGGAGCGCGCAGATGA from the Caballeronia sp. NK8 genome contains:
- a CDS encoding H-NS family nucleoid-associated regulatory protein, which translates into the protein MTTLEKIQARMKMLQTQAEAIVAKQAQAAVDQIRELMLKHGLTTADIEAKAKAKRDAKAGGRTAANRGVKAPIVSKGKLPAKYLNPKTGETWSGHARPPAWIKDVKDRTKFLIDGAGSASSAKTVAASAGKTPARRVQSKGALPAKYQDPKSGLTWSGRGPAPAWLASAKDRSKFLIENAPAASSDSPATSKSTKLKAAPETSVAGKKVGAKKVDASKKPAGAKKAARKASAKSTVTAKKASARKTTSRKVTPTTTAVTTPTPEAATTVSA
- a CDS encoding MFS transporter, with the translated sequence MNTVNLAENYVDEKSARRRAIVATVLGNGFEWFDFMVYGFFAITIAKLFFPTGNELTSLMLSVATFGVGFLVRPFGGILIGIYSDRAGRKAALSLTILLMCAGTAIIGLAPTYSQIGIAAPCLIVFARLLQGFSAGGEMGTATAFLTEHAPKGKKAYYSSWIQTSIGFAVLLGACFGTGITLGMSTADMEGWGWRIPFLSGLLIGPIGFFIRRNLEETPVFLDAEKSKTPLADVLRDYPWQAFASFAMVVLWTVCIYVILFYMPTFSVKVLRLPQSASFIAAMVGGGVITVCSPFTGWYSDKVGRKWLLGGASAAMLVLAWPLFAMIVKSPSVATLCVFQGVFGVLIAIYTGPILAALSETFPTKVLSTGLSVAYNLAVMTFGGFASLILTWLISTTGTPMAPALYVIFAAAFSLLGVLFGYRQPKEA
- a CDS encoding HIT family protein, whose translation is MTSSPCPFCEIPKSRIVAQNSHAFWIHDGYPVSPGHSLVIPKRHVGSFFDVSKDERESLLALLEHAKAASVVSFNPDGFNIGINDGPAAGQTVPHLHIHLIPRFVDDVADPRGGIRWVIPAKADYWSQRD
- a CDS encoding GTP-binding protein, which gives rise to MQSGPQFVIVSGALGSGKTSLLEALLACEDASDTAVIVNEAGEINIDGAVLSESGRGMSMATLSNGCVCCSMTSDLVTTVQDLVQFRRAAGKELFSRIVLECSGLSRPGPIVSSLQELAELRLKLHLITTYDCSRPAMQAGDFEDAVAQLVGANTIVLTKVDLVPSGKRDEALQAVAAVNPMAHVVNEFSATVRAREAFQPQSNGAPVTGDVSNSTSGRRRLLHPRVRVFRAKLHEEVSWDGALDWLENIAGALGERLLRVKAIVPGENRSDRILLQSVGTTFSAPRRLSASKSAPVGAVIIARDCGRQELDEISTERVVSWFEYQ
- a CDS encoding amidohydrolase family protein, giving the protein MSTPATEIEVGEEMVAGFAKKGLGQVQAATTRDRGIGPFKRLVLRGAMVIDGTGAPPWGPADIVVENGGITQLAAVGVPGLPINSARRPAAGHHEIDCTGKFVTPGFIDCHAHIGTPFHAENGEMLPADYIYKLWLAHGVTSVREAGTMNGLAWTQQQAAAADEGKIAAPTLYPYVYFPAVNDYLKTIYTPEQGREWLRKAHAKGARGVKFFGAPPAIMQAALDESKKLGLRTCCHHAQLSVGRMNSLRTARWGLTSTEHAYGIPEALFDGRTLQSVADDYNYNDEYMRFATAGQAFLQAARPGSAKWNEVIEAFLEAGHTFVPTMNVYDSNRDLMRARRADWHDEYTDSTTWKYFQPQRGGHGAYFYRWSVKNEIEWKESFSILMTFLNEYKNRGGRVCAGSDSGFMYQVYGFGFVRELELFQEAGFSSLEVLRAATSHASELLGIEDEAGTLEVGKRADILVHDQNPLTDFKLLYGTGAVRLNEETNGPEFKRCLQKTIRGGMVYDVDELLSDVREMVAGTWPEASKNLRTK
- a CDS encoding tRNA-binding protein, whose protein sequence is MSETSPYEAFSMVDMRAGRIARVELNTEARKPAYKIWIDFGELGDLATSGQYTALYQAEELVGQIVVCAVNLGSRRIGGFKSEVLMLGVENAEGAVVYLKPERDVAPGTKVF
- the gabT gene encoding 4-aminobutyrate--2-oxoglutarate transaminase, which translates into the protein MNKELDKDQSAAALRETYVARGVATAHPIVATRAAGAYLWDDKGRKYLDFVGGIGVLNVGHNHPAVVAAVQQQLESFSHVCFQVVGYEPYIRLAARLSELVAPGQGYKSVFLTTGAEAVENAIKIARGYTNRPGVIAFRGGFHGRTLLGMSLTGMSAPYKQNFGPFAPDVYHAPYPNAYHGISLDDALKALQTIFSTQIQPERVAAIILEPVQGDGGFLAAPTEFMQALRELTTKHGIVLICDEIQTGFGRTGKMFGFQHSGIQPDLVTVAKSLAGGLPISGVVGRAEIVDAPQPGGLGGTYGGNPLGCAAANAVLDIFEQENLLERSVKIGEQLRAGLEALKADYPEMGEIRQTGAMVAVEFVSDAQAKTPDGALVQRILDAARGEGLLIIKCGVERNVVRFLSPLTVSDQDVSDALGMFGRAVAAAKKAA
- a CDS encoding aldehyde dehydrogenase — protein: MSDGPNDALELDAPAAVGRAASRAVRCFDVLSPYDETVVGRALDVDFSTLALRLDKGSRAARALRNTLPVQQRFRKWATKIDARRDELARIISLETGKPIRFARVEVATALAALDACVSCPPISLVRDWIAAHAAYSIANWCDPVLSTVREVATVLSSGRALVIKPSSRAPSAPSALAALWCEGDELDALFCVGPSTDPVGMLRTAVMSWQVTEVRFQGSRDVGTFVSNVCDEAVVPVSISKSERLPLVVHAGADIQATCDALINRAILQPLLTFPGRISCLYIHDSVADSFISALVDKLSCLHVGNPLDDETDIGPVIDDVATGLISEQVEDALFDGAMLRCGKTHPDGRLIRPIVIDHAKPSMRVCVEELEGPLLPVVRFHQFSELPNTTCLTVDSLNLLDTGERFEP
- a CDS encoding HNH endonuclease, with product MSTSLPPSPEAQLAFLAKLQRLFAEGDFTATYKLALLIAFAELAVEHGTDDGAELHLTVRQIAERFIYLYWKQTTPYGTGRVGCEPGILIQNLGVQAAVVSAIAEFRASSPYSSALQASSLPQYASLVSKVAAVVSAQPLKYLQNFAGATDSFLYERQSRGVVRLKPGVSYCLRRFYTLVEQMARTKWVAHIKSNRRNHPILGSSDDLADFLFSSSRQSLAIIGAELRKLDGPKCFYCGEGLNEADVDHFVPFSLYSRDLAHNFVLAHAACNRSKSDTLAAKPHLERWLERLVHKQQQLAEIGLLAGVSGDKRIVQRVATWGYTVASDTGGRAWLSPATYEDVDSLYLTLLSEA